The following proteins come from a genomic window of Alnus glutinosa chromosome 10, dhAlnGlut1.1, whole genome shotgun sequence:
- the LOC133879878 gene encoding agamous-like MADS-box protein AGL61 translates to MGSQKKMITKGKKSIGRQRIEIKLLEEESKKQVTFSKRRSGLFKKAAELCILCGAEVAVIAYSTHGNVFCFGHPDVETVVNRYLSGNTCCPSKSLNNVVPVDDFNRQHAEAQKELEKEKKRLKEIVERQAKEKNGGFWWDEPLDENMGLEEMEEYLRALTEVRRKVAARVEEFRMARTSLLQPVDMAAGLGNYINGLGNDFVIQDLEGGSGSTGFVGSHGHGHGYGYGFGFGFGQGQI, encoded by the coding sequence ATGGGTTCGCAGAAGAAGATGATCACCAAAGGCAAGAAAAGCATAGGCCGACAAAGGATAGAAATCAAGCTACTGGAGGAGGAGAGCAAAAAACAGGTAACTTTCTCAAAGCGCCGTTCAGGTCTCTTCAAGAAAGCCGCCGAGCTTTGCATCTTGTGCGGCGCTGAAGTTGCTGTCATCGCCTACTCCACGCACGGCAACGTGTTCTGCTTCGGCCACCCGGATGTCGAAACCGTCGTCAACCGCTATCTCTCGGGAAACACGTGTTGCCCGTCAAAGAGCCTTAACAACGTTGTGCCTGTGGATGATTTCAATAGGCAACACGCCGAGGCCCAGAAGGAgttggaaaaggaaaagaagcgTTTGAAGGAGATCGTTGAGAGGCAGGCAAAGGAGAAGAATGGTGGGTTCTGGTGGGACGAGCCGTTGGATGAGAATATGGGGTTGGAGGAGATGGAAGAATACCTGAGGGCTTTGACTGAGGTTCGCCGGAAAGTGGCTGCCAGGGTGGAAGAGTTTAGGATGGCCAGAACATCTCTGCTGCAGCCGGTGGATATGGCGGCAGGTCTTGGAAATTATATTAATGGTTTGGGCAACGATTTTGTCATTCAGGATTTGGAAGGTGGCAGTGGTAGTACAGGTTTTGTTGGGTCTCATGGTCATGGTCATGGTTATGGttatggttttggttttggttttggacaAGGGCAGATATGA